In the genome of Carassius gibelio isolate Cgi1373 ecotype wild population from Czech Republic chromosome A25, carGib1.2-hapl.c, whole genome shotgun sequence, the window AATGCCTTCTCTATACGGCACCCTGCGGTTTACTTGATGACAAACTCATAAATACAAGTGGGCTTTGAAAAGCAACTCTTCTGCTCTTAGAAAGGGTGAGATTAGCCGTAGCTAGACAAAACAAAATTAGTTTGTTCTTCAAAACAGGGTGTCTAAGGGCTGTGCCCTCGCAGGGGTTCAGCGTTTCAAAAAATCTTGATCCATCACCTTGTCATAAGGTGCTTTTCGTAAACAAAACCTATAATCCCAATCTTACATCTTGTGGCCTGGCAGGCATTGTGCAAGACAGGAGTGTTTGCTTGTGGGTTTGATGAGAAGGACCGTGTTGGAGGAGCACTGCAATGACATGTTCTCATTTGTGTTGAATCAATCATGTCTGTTTGAACATTTCTACCACTCAGAGAAATTTACTCGGACAGTCGTGATTATGCGGCTTTGTAGTTTTCTTGCACTTTTCCTACAGGTCAAGCATGTATAATTGGGTTTAGTTCCAGATTAATCAAACTCATGGTCTTGGTTTCAGACAAAGCTTTATGAAACCAGAGTGATTAGCATTCAGACCTGCACAAGCTTGTCTGAACCAAACAATGAGAACATTTAAATGCAAGATTTTTTGCTTATGGAATTCCTTGGTTTACCAGGCAGTTTTTGTGCCCACTCAGGGTTGCCAATTAGACAAATCCCCAATTGGATTGCCAGAGAAACTGTTTTTTCTACTTCCTTTCATTAGATTTCAAAGAGCGAGTGAAAATTTCATTAATTCTGATTGGgcagtgatttttattttcacataAGGGTCCAAGGACTGTGTCTGCTCCACAGATGAAAGAAACGATTTTTCTCCTTTTTACCCTCCATTATTCCTTCACTATGATGCATTCTCCTAGAGAACGGACCACTGGTCATGAGCTCAAACATCCCAAGTAATTTACTGTGTTATTGCTGAAGATCAAAAGGAAGTTATGTAAATAACATGACAAATGTCTCAGGCATCTGAGATACGAACTGtgcttttagattttatttattttagagtttATTCACTGTTGTGAAAGTATTTTGTTCTGTGTGGAAAACTACACTTTTCATTATCTGATTAATGCACTTTCTTTTAAAGCAAGAAAATATGtatgtagtttatttttttatatttctcagtttaattttttggatttaattatttgtttaaaataaatatttattatttctccTGTCTTTTTGTGTCCTTTAGGCACTCTCACTGATCGTCCTTCCTTTTATCCCTGCATCCAACCTGTTTTTCCCTGTGGGCTTTGTTGTGGCTGAAAGGGTCCTTTACGTGCCCAGCATGGGATTTTGCGTTTTGGTAGCTCATGGATTCAAACTTCTGTCCCAAAGAGGGTAAACTTCCTCTAAACAAATGTTCTTCCCTTTAAATGACTTGTTCAGAGACTCACTCCCTTTTCTGTGACATTATCCAGAGGCTTAAAGAAAATGTCTTGGTTGCTCATGGGAGTTCTTCTAACAACACACGCCGTGAAGACTTTCAACAGAAACTGGGACTGGGAGTCTGAATACACGCTTTTTACATCTGCACTGAAAGTATGAACATGTCCAAGGACACATTATTCATTTATAGATGCACATCTGGCCACAGGCTCATACATATTTTATGCTTGTGTTTTGAGATCATTACATTGAAGAAATCCAGCCTTATATCAAATGACGTATCCACACTTAACAAGAGTACAATGAAATGATGTCTGGGAAATATGATTTGTAATGTCAGCCTGGCTTGAAACATTTCAAAATTGTTTTCCTCCAGGTCAATAGGAACAATGCAAAACTCTGGAACAATGTCGGACATGCTTTGGAGAATCAGAACAGCTATGAGAGAGCTTTAAGATACTTCCTTCAGGCCACAAGAGTGCAACCAGGTAATTGACTCTTTTAGATTTAAATCTCTTTAAGTTTTCCCTATAGcatctttaaaataaacaaacatttttgcttgcatatttatgcataaaacaggttattcaatgagaaaaaaaatttaaattgggAATTTATTGGAAAGGGTGCTGAAACTGCTTCCCCGGACACCCcacaaaaaacattatattatccAATAGTTTGTGTGTCCATCAGCAAAAAGGAAAGTTGTGTCAGACGAAGAGAaagttgttacattttaattaaagattatgGAAACAAACTTTAGCACCAATGAATCATTCGCAATAACaatattaagaaagtaaatgagGCCAATCTAAATTTATGTGGACTTGAAGTTGTTTCTATAGAGTCATTTTAGGCAAATGTGCTAAATGATAAATGATAGAATGTCCATGGGAATGATTCTTCACCACATTGTTTTCCAcagacacaaaatattaaaaagtcttCCATTTGTAATATTTCCATcagttttttcaaaaatattggcAGCGGAAGTTGACATGgagttattttaaacaaaactctcCATTGGTGATGTTGTTTTAGTGAGGTGTGGGAAATTCTCCCTTATTATTATAAGTTTTGAGGCATGTTGGTAAAGACAATTTCAAATTGTATATAATCTAAAAATAAGTAGTTTATGAAGTATTGTATGAAAACATtggtgtaaataaaaatattttcacagtttAGTGTCTTGAGAATATGTCGATTTAAGGATTTGGTGTGTGTCAAGCTACCTGTGAGGAAGACGACTGTGGCTGCCAAAGTCATTAGACTATTGACTTTAAttagttaaaggaacactccactatttaaaaaaaaaaaaggctcattttccaactcccctagagttaaacagttgagtctTACCGTTcttgaatccattcagctgatttCTGGGTTTTGCGGTAGctcttttagcttagcttagcatagatcattgaatctgattagactgttagcatctccctcaaaaatgaccaaatattttctatatttttcctatttaaaacttgactcttctgtagttacatcgtgtactatgaacgacggaaaatgaaaagttgcgattttgTAGGCTGATAAGACTAAGAAATATACTCTCATTCCGGTGTAATATTCAAGGAACTTTGTGTAGTTGCAGCTATAGCgtagttgcagcaatagcagagttgctTGGGACTATTTTTCAGGTGCTGTGTAATATCACTGCcccctgctgcacccatggtatggcagcaaagttccttgattattacgccagaatgagagtatagttcctagaaTAAGAACAGAAAGCCATATCAGCCTATAATatagcaacttttcattttccttttgtcttaaagggttagttaaccgaaaaatgaaaattatgtcattaataactcaccctcatgtcgttccaaacccttaagacctccgatcatcttcgggacacagtttaagatattttagatttagtccgagagctcttagtccctccattgaaactgtgtgtacggtatactgtccatgtccagaaaagtaagaaaaacatcatcaaagtagtccatgtgacatcaaagggtcacttagaattttttgaagcatcgaaaataaattgtggtccaaaaatagcaaaaactacgactttattcatcattgtcttctcttccatgtctgttgtgagagagttcaaaactcaacagtgtagtgatatccggttcaagAACGattcattcgatgtaaccggaacttcttgaaccagttcaccaaatcgaacagaattgtttaaaactgttcacatctccaataagcattaatccgcaatgacttaagttgttaatgtggctgacactccctctgagttcaaacaaaccaatatcccggagtaattcatgtactcaaacagtacactgactgaactgctgtgaagagagaactgaagatgagccagataacgaacaaaagattgactcgttctcaagtcaacaaccagttgcatcggttttcggatcaccagtagttcttttggacagttcgattcaataaaccggttgaagaaaacgctTCATCAGTTCTTTTGCACTTGACCTAATGACCGACCCTTCATTtgcaatgattgcccttgattcaaaccttcggtttacctgggatcataacattagcacagaatcagttcagaatcaatcaccaaaacaatcagtttggttcagatgctctgtgtgtcagtctgcttcacgctgaatcgcacATGCGCAGTATGATCAGCTCCtctgttctcgaatcggacacgtctgacagaaacgatcATTTtccggtgaactaaccctttaatacacaatgtaactacaaaagagtcaaattttaaataagaaaaatatagaaACGATTTGATAGTTTTTGAgagagatgctaatggtctaatctgattcaatgatctatgctaagctaagctaaaagtgctacctcCAGACctagagatcggctgaatggattcaattaaaaaatggtaaaacacaactgtttaactctacgGGGGcctatttttttaaaatagtgtAGTGTTCCTTTAAGTTATGTTGGTTTATTGAGCTAACGTGACTTGAGAGATCCACCACTCAAGATTAGTTTTCccatgttaacttttttaagcACATTAATGAATGATGAAATCCTGGGCAGGCTATCTATTCGCATCAGTTTGCTTCCCATTACATAAACTCTGTTCCGCTTGAATGTGGTCAGGCATTTCTTAGAAGATGCTGGTAGCATTATCAATTGTACACATCAAAATCTACCGATGCTGTTGGTTAGCTCTCTGTTGTTTGATGTTACACGGGCCACATGGCTGGAAAAGGTTGTCAAGGGAGCACTTTTCACAGGAGGTGCTTTTCCTTTTCCCAGTCTTTCCCGCCTGTTCTCATCCCAACTGTGTATTAAAACTCGTCAGCTGCCTGTTACGGTTATTATTTGTTGCAGTCAAGCCGTATGATTCATATTCCACTATCTACTCTTTCTTTGAGGTTTAGTCTTTGCTATTTTCTTGATTTATGACTCTATACTAAACACTATGTCCTCTTCTAAGATGACATTGGGGCCCACATGAACGTTGGGAGGACCTACAAAAACCTAAACCGGTCCAGAGAGGCAGAGGAGGCATATCTAATTGCGAAATCCCTTATGCCACAGGTATGACatttttttcatcagaaaaaaagagagattttgtTTAGCTTGTCAACAAACTTTGATATGAACAATAGAATACTTTCATAACCCAACTGTTATGATCTtttaaacagtcttttgtttATTGGTAGATCAATGCAGTTCAAATATGATTTGCAGTTCAGCATAAGAAAACTTGTTGCCTCCTTTCCTGTTCTCCTCTCCTACTGCATTCCCCTGAGCCAAATGCAACAATTTAAAATTTTTCACTGCCATTGTTTTGCACAGCACAAAACAACATCCTATGTTATCTCAAGATAAACTATCACTGCCTGAATTTTACAAAGCCTAACAAACTCATCTGTAATTTTAAAGAAGGTGATCAAATTTTAAGGGAAGTTTTGGGCTGTGAGTTATTGGCTCAAAGGGACTGCTCAAAGGGACTGCTAAAAGGTCtgcattcttgtaaaaaaaaaaaaatggccataactaaaataaaatccatttaaagCTTTATTCGGTTGGTAACTGtttctcatttggacatctgtaaAAATAGTTATGTGGCACCTCTGTTATTCTGTAAAACTAATGTATTCAGATGGACAAGAAACTTTTAACCCCAAACCTTTTAACATGTCTGCacatttaaatttgacagtgttttTGTATTGGAAAAATGGACCAAACatattgatgactcatcctgcactacacAGATTTTACTCCAATCAGATTATCTCTAGAAAGTGAATGCCCCCTAAAAGTAGCAAACAATGGTTCATACCGGTTTTGTACCTAAGGCATATTggctatttaaattttttttcatttttttgcttgactttttttaaactgaacttaTGGCCTGTAATTTCACATGGTTTTATATTTCAAGTTGGAATGTACAGAAAGACCATACtgaatatattattgttatacttaGTGTCAAATGTAAATGCTTAAAACCTTGGCTGACCTTTCCAAAACATAATGCCAGATTATTCCAGGGAAGAAGTATGCAACCCGTGTGGCCCCCAACCATCTGAACGTCTACATTAACCTGGCAAACCTAATTCGGGCAAATGACTCCCGCCTGGAGGAAGCTGACCAACTCTATAGACAGGCCATCAGCATGAGACCGGACTTCAAGCAAGCCTACATCAGTCGGCAAGTCTCCAATCATGCTGACAGGgtcaaaaatgtgtttgtatactTTCATGCTTATTGACATGGCCAAATGAAACGAGTTGTAGTTCAGACAGTATTTTGGCTTTTATGAGGTTATTGAGAGtcatgttatttgttttttttttgcatgtatacaCTGGATGATGTTCAAGAGATACAATTTTGTCAAAGACTTGAGCACCCGTGTCTTACAACTTCACACCCATCCtggactttttctttttttgctatcCATAAGAAAATATTTCTCCTAGATATCGTATGCCATAGTAAGAGAGTGTCTGGGtgtttgctgtttttgttaaattttgcatCAAGTGAAAATTTACTTGGCTTTCACACTTTGTGATTTCTTTCTACATGTCTCATCCTGTTAATGAAATGTTGATCAGATAAGCTTTTGAAAGTAGATTTACTGGATTGCCTTGGTTCTTATTAATGTCAGAACTTCTCTTAGCCACACTGTGAAAAATGTATTACTCAAAATATTTGCCAAGAAAATATAGTTTAAAGAAACTGATCTTTCTTGTTGTACAAATGATTTCCGAGATGTCCTGTAAAAGGTATTCCaaaaatgtctttgtttcttttaaaaatcaGAGGGGAGCTTTTGCTGAAAATGAACAAGCCCAGTGAGGCAAAGGATGCCTACCTACGAGCGCTGGAACTGGACCATACCAATGCAGACCTGTGGTACAATCTGGCAATTGTCAATATAGAGATGAAGGACCCCTCGGAGGCTCTGAGAAACTTTAATCGTGCGCTGGACCTGAATCCACGGCACAAACTAGCACTGTTCAACTCGGCGCTTCTCATGCAAGAGTCAGGTGAGTGGGCAGTGGCCATTTAAACCAAGAAATTAAAttagatctgtcacaaaacttaGTGAGCTACCTATATTTTGTGGTAAGCAGACAATCAACTCGAAGTTGATTCCGGTGGAGGTTGTTGTTAGCACGTTGCTAAGCTAAAGGTGGAATATTCAAAAACATACTTTTCAGGACTTTGTTAGCATGCGACTAAGCTGTATATAAAATGCAAAGATAGAAATATCAGGACaagtaatacattttaagtagACTGAGCAGTTTTTCATTGATACCCTTAACACATTacgtttattataatatttataggCAACATTCAACATCGCTTCATCCACTATCTTGAAGTCTTTGGTTGCCTTCCATGTGAAATATGCATACTATGATATCTTCAGCTTTGGCTATGAGACATCACTTTTGGAATAGCGTTTGTATCAGAGGTGTGACATTGATGACACAAAATCCCGAACCACCTGTGTATGCAGCTCGGTAGGTTTTgaggaaataaagttgaaaaatGCACTCCCTAATTAATTGATTTTCCTGACTTGATCTTCAAAAAACTTTGGGTCCATTACAAGAAACGCTGAGGTATTCTGTTACCTCTGTGAAAGCAACAGTCTGCTAGTTAATATTTGATTCACATGAAGTTAGACATCAGGAGCGTAAGTCAAGTTATTAACCTATGGATTTTTTGTGTTTCACATCAAGGTAAGGCAGCAACCTCTCACCTAACTCGGACATGTTCTCATGCATAAGAGTGTTAGCGTTTGATCCAAAAGcaatactttaaattgaatgtgacTCATTGACCCTAACTTTGAGTTTTATGCCATTTTGTCATTTGTAGCTTAGAACAGCAGGAAAGACTGATAGATTCTTACAGTTCGAGTGAGTCAATAGTTTGTCATTTTTCTGAGATTAGCACACCTACGCTGCTGCAATGTAAATACTTCGAATACAACGGCTTTATTTGCACATGGTTTTAGCCCTGTTGTACAAACTGTTGTTGACTCATGTGACCGAGAGGCATTTCACTCTCAATTCACAGTTTTTCTTTCATCCGGTTTTGTAGTTGTGCCCATCCGCATCTGCACTTGGTTTTCAAATAATAgctaatttgttttaaatgtaacctGCTTTCCACAGTTTCCCCACTTTTGGCCTACAGTAGTTATTCTGAGGGGATGATAAAAAGCTGACCGACATTTCTTACCCTCCTTCTGACCCTATCGTTGCAACATATGATGGTGAACAACGTAGATCTTGGTTCAAAGCCAAAATAACCGAGCCAAAATACTAGAGATAGCAGTATCAGGCTATTGGGCATATTactcaaaagaaaacaaaacaaaagctctATCAtttggacaagaccttaatttaTTATgactaaatgcataaaaataattaatgtggGTTAACTTCACTTAAATAACCTATATATGTGAATATGCAGTATTTCAATTTAGTTGACTTTAGTTGCTCAAAACATTTACAGCACCAAGGACATCTGGTTATACTACTCTCTTGCCATTTGATTTTTGGAAGGGTTGCTttattacaatactaatattaaaTGGGGGGAATAAACATTCACTTTATTTGTGTGGAAATGTTTTTACAATGTGTTAAGAATTACTTTTGTGCTCCATTTAGAAAAAGAAACTTAGGATGGATCAAGATCATTAAATGAGGACAATCTGTATTCTCCTTAATTATTTAGCACTTTGTTCgtttttgaattaatttaattgtaaattaaatggtCTTCTTTTACAGGCGAGGCAAAATTTCGGCCAGAGGCAAACCGTCGCTTTTTAACCTATGTGAAAGAAGAGCCGAATGATGCAAATGGTTACTTCAACCTGGGCATGTTGGCAATGGATGCTAATGAGAATGAAGAGGCTGAGCGCTGGATGCGGGAGGCCATTCGACTGCAACCCGGCTTCCGTAGCGCTTTGTTTAACTTGGCCCTGCTCTACTCTCAGTCGCAACGTGAACTGGATGCTCTCCCGGTGCTTGATGAGCTACTGCGGTACCACCCGGAGCACGTCAAAGGCCTGATCCTCAAGGGAGACATCCTCATGAACCACCGCAAGGATACACGTGGTGCCAAGGCCTGTTTTGAACGCATTTTGAACATGGACCCCAGCAACGTGCAGGCCAAGCATAACCTCTGCGTGGTGTACTTTGAAGAACGGGAGCTCCAGCGTGCCGAGCACTGTCTGGTGGAAACGCTCGCTATGGCCCCGCAGGAAGAGTACATCCGACGACACCTCGCCATTGTACGCAACAAAATGGCCGCCATGAGCGCCGCGGGCCAGCCGATTGCACCGACAGAGGGTGGTGGTGCATCAGAAAAACAGCTAGAGCAACAACCACAGGACAAACAGGAGGAGGTGGAAGGGCAGGGAGTTGCCTCAGGAGCAGGGGAGGGGGCCAGGAAAGAGAAGAATTTAAGGAAATCCTCCCCCAAAGAAAACGTCAGCAATCAGGGCCACGGCCAATCAAAGAAGCTGGATGCAGGCCAACCTGACAAGCAGACTAAGAGTAAATCCACAAAAGAGATTAAAGATATAGAAAAGAAAAGGGCGGCAGCCTTGAAGAGACTGGAGGAGATTGAACGCATATTAAGCAGCGATTAGCCTTGTTGATCAACCACtacactattatatatatttatatatatataactagttAAAGTGCAAGAATGAgactcctg includes:
- the LOC127946950 gene encoding protein O-mannosyl-transferase TMTC3-like, with protein sequence MAVVSWKEICLLTGLVVGCYWNSLFCGFVFDDVSAILDNKDLRPTTPLQNLFLNDFWGTPMSEERSHKSYRPLTVLTFRLNYLFSELSSSSYHLLNVVLHIVVCVLFLHFCRLLLDRSTSLIAALLFAVHPIHTEAVTGVVGRAELLSSIFLLAAFLAYTKSKSADHSIVWTPIISTVFLVAVATLCKEQGITVIGICCIYEVFVAQGFTLPMLTDTLLQVLRGKDGFPYAVLQTLLKLIVLIISTLLLVIVRVQVIQSQLPVFTRFDNPAAVSSTPTRQLTFNYLLPVNAWLLLNPSELCCDWTMGTIPLVECLLDPRNLATVLFYGMLSLLAYQGLWYSHSSAKIAMMALSLIVLPFIPASNLFFPVGFVVAERVLYVPSMGFCVLVAHGFKLLSQRGGLKKMSWLLMGVLLTTHAVKTFNRNWDWESEYTLFTSALKVNRNNAKLWNNVGHALENQNSYERALRYFLQATRVQPDDIGAHMNVGRTYKNLNRSREAEEAYLIAKSLMPQIIPGKKYATRVAPNHLNVYINLANLIRANDSRLEEADQLYRQAISMRPDFKQAYISRGELLLKMNKPSEAKDAYLRALELDHTNADLWYNLAIVNIEMKDPSEALRNFNRALDLNPRHKLALFNSALLMQESGEAKFRPEANRRFLTYVKEEPNDANGYFNLGMLAMDANENEEAERWMREAIRLQPGFRSALFNLALLYSQSQRELDALPVLDELLRYHPEHVKGLILKGDILMNHRKDTRGAKACFERILNMDPSNVQAKHNLCVVYFEERELQRAEHCLVETLAMAPQEEYIRRHLAIVRNKMAAMSAAGQPIAPTEGGGASEKQLEQQPQDKQEEVEGQGVASGAGEGARKEKNLRKSSPKENVSNQGHGQSKKLDAGQPDKQTKSKSTKEIKDIEKKRAAALKRLEEIERILSSD